The window TGGGAGTATGTTTGTCGCCGGGGTTGCTTGTGATCAAAAAAATGCCCATTGGCTTAAAGAAATCGGGGTCAAAGATAGCAAAAAACTTTCAAAACCCAAACGTTTTGAACTTGCTTCAAAAATGCAAGAAAACAAGGGGCTATATACTTGTATTGTACAAAAAAGCGCTTGGGAGATTGATACAAAGGGATTGAGCTTGTGCTTGAGAGAATCTATAGAAGAGATTATTTCTCATCTCTTGGGTTTTGCTAAGAGGTTTTGTGTAGATGGGAATACGCTTTTTGGGCTTCAAGGCGGGGTGGGGTATAGCCTTGAAGCCATTATCAAAGGAGATGACAAAATCCCTCAAATCTCCGGAGCCTCGATTCTGGCAAAAACCTCAAAAGATGCACAGATGATTGAGCTTGATGAGCAATTCCCACAATATGGATTCAAGAATAATGCCGGATATGGGACATCAGAGCATTTGGAGGCTATCAGGACATATGGGCAGACATATTGGCATCGTAAAAGTTTCGTGATTCGTTGATATTGACAGTCCCCCAAGATAAAGCAACATCTTGTGTGCTGCTATCTTTGAGATCAAGATTGAGTGTACCTCCGGCGATAGTAATCTTATTACTCATTTTTGCATTGTTGGAGAATTTCAAAGAGATATTGTTGGAAATGTTCAATGTCCCACTCATATTGGAGTTATCCAAAGAGATAGTATTACTCCCTCCGGAGCTGGTGATGTTCCCTGAAATGATTGATCCGCCAAAAGCATTAATAGTGTTAGTCCCTCCGGAGTTGGTGATATTCCCTGAGA is drawn from Helicobacter sp. 11S03491-1 and contains these coding sequences:
- a CDS encoding ribonuclease HII, giving the protein MVCGIDEAGRGSLCGSMFVAGVACDQKNAHWLKEIGVKDSKKLSKPKRFELASKMQENKGLYTCIVQKSAWEIDTKGLSLCLRESIEEIISHLLGFAKRFCVDGNTLFGLQGGVGYSLEAIIKGDDKIPQISGASILAKTSKDAQMIELDEQFPQYGFKNNAGYGTSEHLEAIRTYGQTYWHRKSFVIR